In a single window of the Anguilla rostrata isolate EN2019 chromosome 6, ASM1855537v3, whole genome shotgun sequence genome:
- the LOC135256562 gene encoding toll-like receptor 12 has product MGFISSWFEVVLLWSLCSSVWSTEKCAIIERIPNITRNEAKCDGVTDLKKDLAGLPTDLLSLQITYGTTGVSLLLPNTFSAFHNLERLSISGCLTQILPAAFQGLRNLQMLTLKSCTGQDCFKTSIKSGTFSDLPKLESLQLTGYRISEIMPEVFSEIPQLKSLGIDHCCIQEITDVICRVINVTSLRKLYIAEKNIQTLKYQNCSSMNMTVGKLPTFHSVYLNFRNISYIEKDALKYFRDVSSLALTESKLLSQLPLSGMKNVDDFSYNFPAEVDFESICKTVSMFSVKSLFLTYYNISNYTDSTFKPCQGLKGMSLFGLSDHTSVVSLDLNFIHEWKNLTKLAVSNNAFNTSKLWLICKLPGQVTWLTTLLLTNSKINFIPARQFFCLVSLEYFDLSSNLIDRIANYAFQGLVQLQFLMLKKNKISYIATRVFSDLHNLKSLILEQNPLKHIEENTFRNLASLQLLSIGNLQPQDSESTVKLNMTYIFNNIPRGLTNLTISSGRWPIHVIIGSNSKPKARLGFHITGKIVSFDDCKRPFFESIINVYAETDQLLCGSQFMGKYFPFVEDFEYVSSLTANFLDLTELNSLVHLRRLVICNVDFNLQHNLDVMFHNLSKLEILTLFDCRIDSLEGGLTRDLRSLTVVFLKISNTFSIMESFTEHSKHLKYLYIYRSKLYCHCDNAWLILWAKQQRQTEVIMGPSKENMSCEGEHSNLNFVKYVEDNCTTEVEFVLFLSTALGLVFFILVVMVHSLASDYLIALFHIAHGWLDEALHPRAGRHYRFDAFVSYCGKDERWVFEELLPNLEERGPPFLRLCLHNRDFQLGKDIVDNITDSLYSSRRTLCLVSQNYLHSNWCSLELKLATHRLLVERKDVLILIFLEKISPFQLSAHHRLARLVKTRTYLDWPQDPNQRAVFWDRLRAKLVPTSGGA; this is encoded by the coding sequence ATGGGGTTCATCAGCTCTTGGTTTGAAGTCGTGCTTCTGTGGAGCCTTTGTTCCAGCGTTTGGAGTACTGAGAAATGTGCTATCATAGAAAGAATTCCTAATATAACAAGGAACGAGGCAAAATGTGATGGTGTCACAGATTTGAAGAAGGATTTGGCTGGGCTTCCAACGGATCTATTGTCTCTCCAAATTACATACGGAACAACAGGTGTCAGTCTGCTCTTACCCaacacattttctgcatttcacaATTTGGAGCGTCTCTCTATTTCTGGATGCCTCACTCAGATTCTTCCAGCAGCATTTCAAGGGCTCAGGAACCTGCAGATGCTGACCTTAAAGTCATGTACAGGCCAAGATTGTTTCAAAACATCTATCAAGTCAGGTACATTTTCTGACCTGCCCAAACTGGAATCATTGCAACTAACTGGATATagaatttctgaaataatgccTGAAGTCTTCAGTGAAATTCCACAACTGAAATCTCTTGGAATAGATCATTGTTGTATCCAGGAAATAACAGATGTAATCTGTAGAGTAATCAATGTCACATCACTGAGGAAGCTTTATATTGCAGAGAAGAACATACAAACCCTAAAATACCAAAACTGTTCATCAATGAACATGACAGTTGGTAAGCTACCTACTTTTcacagtgtttatttaaattttcgTAATATAAGCTATATAGAGAAAGATGCACTTAAATACTTCAGAGATGTATCATCCCTTGCTTTAACTGAAAGCAAATTGTTAAGTCAGCTTCCATTGTCTGGTATGAAGAATGTCGATGACTTTTCTTACAACTTTCCTGCAGAAGTTgattttgaaagcatttgtaAAACAGTGTCTATGTTCTCAGTTAAAAGTCTGTTTTTGACGTATTACAATATCAGTAACTACACAGACTCTACATTTAAACCCTGTCAAGGACTGAAAGGAATGTCATTATTTGGTTTATCAGACCATACATCAGTTGTCAGTTTGGATTTAAACTTTATTCACGAATGGAAAAATCTCACCAAATTAGCAGTTTCAAATAATGCCTTCAATACTTCAAAATTATGGTTAATTTGTAAACTGCCGGGCCAAGTCACATGGTTAACTACCCTATTATTaacaaatagtaaaataaactttattccTGCGAGACAGTTCTTTTGCTTGGTGAGTTTAGAATATTTTGATTTGTCAAGTAACTTAATTGACAGGATTGCAAATTATGCTTTTCAAGGATTGGTTCAATTGCAAtttttaatgcttaaaaaaaataagatttcaTATATTGCAACACGCGTTTTTTCTGATTTGCACAATTTAAAATCCCTCATACTCGAACAAAATCCTTTGAAACACATTGAGGAGAACACTTTCAGAAATCTAGCCTCTCTTCAGTTGCTTTCTATAGGAAACCTTCAACCTCAAGATTCTGAGTCAACAGTAAAACTGAACATGACTTATATATTTAACAACATTCCAAGGGGATTAACAAATTTAACCATTAGTTCTGGGAGATGGCCTATACATGTAATTATTGGCAGTAACAGCAAACCTAAAGCAAGGCTTGGATTCCATATAACTGGGAAGATAGTTTCCTTTGATGACTGCAAGAGACCATTTTTTGAATCCATCATAAATGTTTATGCCGAGACAGACCAGTTACTCTGTGGTTCTCAATTCATGGGAAAGTACTTTCCATTTGTTGAAGACTTTGAATATGTTTCCAGCTTAACAGCTAATTTTCTTgatttaactgaactgaatagCCTAGTCCATTTAAGGAGATTGGTCATTTGCAACGTAGACTTTAATCTTCAACATAACCTTGATGTCATGTTTCACAACCTAAGTAAGCTAGAAATATTAACTTTGTTTGACTGCCGAATTGATTCCTTGGAGGGAGGCCTGACCAGAGACCTCAGATCGTTGACagtggtatttttaaaaattagtaaTACTTTCAGTATAATGGAAAGTTTTACTGAACACTCAAAGCATCTAAAGTATCTATACATTTATCGATCCAAACTTTACTGCCATTGTGACAATGCTTGGCTCATTCTATGGGCAAAACAACAGAGGCAAACTGAAGTCATAATGGGTCCTTCAAAGGAGAACATGAGTTGTGAAGGAGAACATAGCAACTTGAACTTTGTGAAATATGTGGAGGATAACTGCACTACAGAGGTGGAGTTTGTGCTGTTTCTGTCAACGGCCTTAGGGTTGGTCTTTTTCATTCTGGTTGTCATGGTTCACAGCCTGGCTAGTGATTACCTCATTGCTCTCTTCCACATTGCCCATGGTTGGCTGGATGAGGCTCTCCATCCTAGAGCTGGGAGACACTATCGCTTTGATGCTTTTGTGTCTTACTGTGGGAAGGATGAGCGTTGGGTATTTGAGGAGCTGCTGCCCAACCTTGAGGAGCGAGGCCCCCCTTTCCTGCGCCTCTGCCTGCACAATCGAGACTTTCAGCTGGGGAAAGACATCGTGGACAATATCACAGACAGCCTGTACAGCAGCCGCAGGACCCTCTGCCTGGTCAGCCAAAACTATCTCCACAGCAACTGGTGCTCCCTGGAGCTGAAACTGGCCACACATCGCCTGCTGGTTGAACGCAAGGATGTTCTGATCCTCATCTTCCTGGAAAAAATATCCCCTTTCCAGCTGTCAGCCCACCACAGGCTGGCCAGACTGGTGAAGACCAGGACCTACCTAGACTGGCCACAGGACCCAAATCAGCGAGCAGTTTTCTGGGACAGGCTAAGGGCTAAACTTGTACCTACTAGTGGAGGAGCATGA
- the LOC135256570 gene encoding cilia- and flagella-associated protein 57-like isoform X1, producing MPRQRSNKKGIWKCLSCLCCIQCNNYDDVSSTVATQVDSTLGVPATDNSNQVDETLIPIKDSSTQVDENLIPTKNNSTQVDTDLVPTRYCSTQVDNALIPTRDNFTQVDGTLISFMDTATQMEETCCTAMCKTILELSERIEDLIAERDQQVQLECEQKLQEQQEEFDKELAFLARENQVLAAEKEKLQLEHKKSVSELKEKHAQEKGKLTEVIRIERLKVVFERSHALEKMKESYRQQLLAFEESRRQEVQDVTSRYEERLQETLHQLAEVHKLEETAKTLSIQVDTLQQLTGEIQSLQEENVCLRRKALSAECTGMVRQNAPRNRFRNRSIARHRTRIKHRATSQDQTAPTGQEYLSLQHLQT from the exons ATGCCAAGGCAGAGGAGCAACAAGAAGGGCATATGGAAATGCCTGTCATGTCTGTGTTGCATTCAGTGCAACAATTATGATGATGTGTCTTCCACAG TCGCCACTCAGGTGGACAGTACCCTCGGGGTTCCAGCTACAGACAATTCCAACCAGGTGGACGAGACCCTCATTCCAATAAAGGACAGTTCCACACAGGTGGATGAGAACCTTATCCCCACTAAGAACAATTCAACCCAGGTGGACACAGACCTTGTTCCCACTCGGTATTGTTCCACCCAGGTGGATAACGCCCTCATTCCGACTAGGGATAATTTTACCCAGGTGGATGGGACCCTCATCTCCTTCATGGATACTGCCACTCAAATGGAGGAAACTTGTTGCACGGCTATg TGTAAAACCATCTTAGAGCTGAGTGAGAGGATAGAGGACCTCATTGCAGAAAGGGATCAACAGGTTCAGCTTGAATGTGAGCAGAAACTCCAAGAGCAGCAGGAGGAATTCGATAAGGAGTTGGCTTTCCTGGCAAGAGAGAACCAG GTTCTTGCTGCGGAGAAGGagaagctgcagctggagcaCAAGAAATCTGTGTCAGAGCTGAAGGAGAAGCATGCCCAAGAAAAAGGCAAATTAA CCGAGGTTATCAGGATTGAGAGGCTGAAGGTGGTGTTTGAGAGGTCCCATGCTCTGGAGAAGATGAAGGAAAGCTATAGACAGCAGTTGCTTGCTTTTGAAGAAAGCAGAAGGCAAGAAGTCCAGGATGTCACTAGCAGATATGAGGAACGCCTACAGGAGACTCTACACCAGCTTGCAGAG GTACACAAACTGGAGGAAACTGCTAAGACCCTGAGCATCCAGGTGGACACTCTGCAGCAGTTAACAGGTGAGATCCAGTCACTGCAGGAGGAGAATGTGTGTCTGCGGAGGAAGGCACTGTCGGCAGAATGCACTGGGATGGTCCGACAAAACGCGCCCAGGAACCGATTCAGGAACCGGTCTATAGCCAGGCATCGGACCAGGATCAAACACCGTGCCACGTCCCAAGATCAGACAGCCCCAACTGGTCAAGAATA CCTCAGCCTGCAGCATCTACAGACATGA
- the LOC135256570 gene encoding uncharacterized protein LOC135256570 isoform X2, with protein MPRQRSNKKGIWKCLSCLCCIQCNNYDDVSSTVATQVDSTLGVPATDNSNQVDETLIPIKDSSTQVDENLIPTKNNSTQVDTDLVPTRYCSTQVDNALIPTRDNFTQVDGTLISFMDTATQMEETCCTAMCKTILELSERIEDLIAERDQQVQLECEQKLQEQQEEFDKELAFLARENQVLAAEKEKLQLEHKKSVSELKEKHAQEKGKLTEVIRIERLKVVFERSHALEKMKESYRQQLLAFEESRRQEVQDVTSRYEERLQETLHQLAEVHKLEETAKTLSIQVDTLQQLTASACSIYRHDRYFHGSGESSFQVCILPKVLWIPV; from the exons ATGCCAAGGCAGAGGAGCAACAAGAAGGGCATATGGAAATGCCTGTCATGTCTGTGTTGCATTCAGTGCAACAATTATGATGATGTGTCTTCCACAG TCGCCACTCAGGTGGACAGTACCCTCGGGGTTCCAGCTACAGACAATTCCAACCAGGTGGACGAGACCCTCATTCCAATAAAGGACAGTTCCACACAGGTGGATGAGAACCTTATCCCCACTAAGAACAATTCAACCCAGGTGGACACAGACCTTGTTCCCACTCGGTATTGTTCCACCCAGGTGGATAACGCCCTCATTCCGACTAGGGATAATTTTACCCAGGTGGATGGGACCCTCATCTCCTTCATGGATACTGCCACTCAAATGGAGGAAACTTGTTGCACGGCTATg TGTAAAACCATCTTAGAGCTGAGTGAGAGGATAGAGGACCTCATTGCAGAAAGGGATCAACAGGTTCAGCTTGAATGTGAGCAGAAACTCCAAGAGCAGCAGGAGGAATTCGATAAGGAGTTGGCTTTCCTGGCAAGAGAGAACCAG GTTCTTGCTGCGGAGAAGGagaagctgcagctggagcaCAAGAAATCTGTGTCAGAGCTGAAGGAGAAGCATGCCCAAGAAAAAGGCAAATTAA CCGAGGTTATCAGGATTGAGAGGCTGAAGGTGGTGTTTGAGAGGTCCCATGCTCTGGAGAAGATGAAGGAAAGCTATAGACAGCAGTTGCTTGCTTTTGAAGAAAGCAGAAGGCAAGAAGTCCAGGATGTCACTAGCAGATATGAGGAACGCCTACAGGAGACTCTACACCAGCTTGCAGAG GTACACAAACTGGAGGAAACTGCTAAGACCCTGAGCATCCAGGTGGACACTCTGCAGCAGTTAACAG CCTCAGCCTGCAGCATCTACAGACATGACAGGTATTTCCATGGTAGTGGTGAGTCCTCATTTCAAGTGTGCATCCTTCCTAAAGTGTTGTGGATTCCTGTGTGA